Proteins from one Amycolatopsis benzoatilytica AK 16/65 genomic window:
- a CDS encoding WXG100 family type VII secretion target encodes MAKQWADVKKLLDDPGTPVDDKKKLITAWENEHPGDPEESGKYLDAFANGYADPFYSGDSVDDVFDSTQKASAQNKYNEDQEKKNVDEGKGSLDDHKPPAAGEGPDATPTGTATSDELFDAAAPALKLFETFGSLLAKIPDDCRGNTRALDLDKDVRSRFDEQRGINFHDFIEDSAHFKRGSDTIKSTLDSTGTELGTLFQTWTGAAADAAQQNYNDKIQKKAAKLADTLSTTSEVTLHTATTVYDLCKGKADAVVKGYSELVGKADYTMAQKVIAVANGEHGSIDDLSAIAGWMDLNFNTNLVSSLNDQGCCDDDEIQSHGKDLAKQWIQNQFNPDMWDNHWVGFDKNCTSTKELIDKAYDALDKQMGKVKNEFEGADGAGGAGAGGGGGGVGGGPGGGQGGGQGGYQGPGGSGGGQGGYQGPGGSGGGPGGGSGAGVPGGGGSDSDKPSSDHPGGAGGGIPGGGPGSGGGSGSGGGSGSGGGKVPDLTMPEGTGGGGSLGGGGGADSGGGSGSGGGSGSGGGSGSGGGSGGQDSAAAQEEQRQKAEAEARQKAQEEAKQKAQAAMDALKKDGLGGSGGSSLGGPGGSEPGNAGGGPGGSGDGGSGKGGPVDGPPIKTDPGGGGSGLGGDGGPGEDKNHDGKPDDGGPGNDKNHDGKPDDGKPGEDKNHDGKPDHDGKDEDRDVLKVKQGDKTFEMTEPDHDGKMDIKVGEGPGHVKDFKIDWSDDKSGQPGQHDGPDAVHHPGPDGKIHLTDGDVKITAERPDGPGGPTVVTVDDGKGNPTTYTLGEEDQKSGDHLAHGGDGPQGGGPGGGHHGGPAGQHPGEGTGPSGEHGRHAGDSTGHDGPSGQHGGPAEARHGGGLPSHPIEGGPGPQLPGEHGPAIPGNHGPVVPGGHGPVQPVDHGPAMPAGHGGAGVPGGAHALGGPGPAMPSGSPGMPVTPSSPVEGGAHSGAGIAQPAQPASQPDHGVAPSGATGQQGSAGMPGGMGAMGGGGHGGGGGGDTERRAAYRVEGAVFDTIGEPPGRRITGSLDDDDDESPAIRTW; translated from the coding sequence ATGGCAAAGCAGTGGGCTGACGTCAAAAAGCTGCTCGACGACCCGGGCACCCCGGTCGACGACAAGAAGAAGCTGATCACCGCCTGGGAGAACGAGCACCCGGGCGACCCGGAGGAGTCCGGAAAGTACCTGGACGCGTTCGCGAACGGCTACGCCGACCCGTTCTACAGCGGCGATTCGGTCGACGACGTGTTCGACAGCACGCAGAAGGCCAGCGCGCAGAACAAGTACAACGAGGACCAGGAAAAGAAGAACGTCGACGAGGGCAAGGGTTCCCTCGACGATCACAAGCCGCCAGCCGCCGGCGAGGGCCCGGACGCCACCCCGACCGGCACGGCGACCTCCGACGAGCTCTTCGACGCCGCCGCGCCCGCGCTGAAGCTGTTCGAGACCTTCGGCTCGCTGCTGGCCAAGATCCCGGACGACTGCCGCGGCAACACCCGCGCGCTCGACCTCGACAAGGACGTCCGTTCCCGGTTCGACGAGCAGCGGGGCATCAACTTCCACGACTTCATCGAGGACTCCGCGCACTTCAAGCGCGGCTCGGACACCATCAAGAGCACATTGGACAGCACCGGCACCGAACTGGGCACGCTGTTTCAGACCTGGACCGGCGCGGCCGCCGACGCGGCGCAGCAGAACTACAACGACAAGATCCAGAAGAAGGCCGCGAAGCTCGCCGACACGCTGAGCACCACCAGCGAGGTGACGCTGCACACCGCGACGACGGTGTACGACCTCTGCAAGGGCAAGGCCGACGCGGTCGTCAAGGGGTACTCCGAGCTGGTCGGCAAGGCCGACTACACGATGGCGCAGAAGGTCATCGCGGTCGCCAACGGCGAGCACGGCAGCATCGACGACCTGTCGGCGATCGCCGGCTGGATGGACCTCAACTTCAACACCAACCTGGTCAGCAGCCTCAACGACCAGGGCTGCTGCGACGACGACGAGATCCAGTCGCACGGCAAGGACCTCGCCAAGCAGTGGATTCAGAACCAGTTCAATCCGGACATGTGGGACAACCACTGGGTCGGCTTCGACAAGAACTGCACCAGCACCAAGGAACTCATCGACAAGGCATACGACGCCCTCGACAAGCAGATGGGCAAGGTCAAGAACGAGTTCGAAGGCGCCGACGGAGCGGGCGGGGCCGGTGCCGGTGGCGGTGGCGGCGGTGTCGGGGGCGGACCCGGCGGCGGCCAGGGCGGTGGTCAAGGCGGCTACCAGGGCCCGGGCGGCTCCGGCGGCGGCCAGGGCGGCTACCAGGGGCCGGGCGGCTCCGGCGGTGGGCCGGGCGGCGGTTCCGGCGCCGGGGTCCCGGGTGGCGGCGGCTCGGACTCGGACAAGCCGTCCAGCGATCACCCCGGTGGCGCCGGGGGCGGGATTCCCGGCGGTGGCCCGGGCTCTGGCGGCGGTTCGGGTTCCGGCGGCGGTTCGGGTTCCGGCGGCGGCAAGGTGCCCGACCTGACCATGCCGGAAGGTACCGGTGGCGGCGGTTCGCTCGGCGGGGGCGGCGGCGCTGACTCCGGCGGCGGCTCCGGCTCGGGCGGCGGCTCCGGCTCGGGCGGTGGTTCGGGTTCCGGCGGCGGGTCCGGCGGCCAGGATTCGGCCGCGGCGCAGGAAGAACAGCGGCAGAAGGCGGAAGCCGAGGCTCGGCAGAAGGCCCAGGAAGAGGCCAAGCAGAAGGCTCAGGCTGCGATGGACGCGCTCAAGAAGGACGGCCTGGGCGGTTCCGGCGGCAGCAGCCTCGGCGGTCCGGGCGGCAGCGAACCGGGCAACGCGGGCGGTGGCCCGGGCGGTTCCGGCGACGGCGGTTCCGGCAAGGGCGGTCCGGTCGACGGTCCGCCGATCAAGACCGACCCGGGCGGCGGCGGTTCCGGCCTCGGCGGCGACGGCGGGCCCGGCGAGGACAAGAACCACGACGGCAAACCCGATGACGGCGGCCCCGGCAACGACAAGAACCACGACGGGAAGCCGGACGACGGCAAACCGGGCGAGGACAAGAACCACGACGGCAAGCCGGACCACGACGGCAAGGACGAGGACCGGGATGTCCTGAAGGTCAAGCAGGGCGACAAGACCTTCGAGATGACCGAGCCGGACCACGACGGCAAGATGGACATCAAGGTCGGCGAGGGGCCTGGGCACGTCAAGGACTTCAAGATCGACTGGTCCGACGACAAGTCCGGCCAGCCCGGCCAGCACGACGGTCCGGACGCGGTGCACCACCCAGGCCCGGACGGCAAGATCCACCTCACCGACGGCGACGTCAAGATCACCGCAGAGCGCCCGGACGGCCCGGGCGGCCCGACGGTCGTCACCGTCGACGACGGCAAGGGCAACCCGACCACCTACACGCTCGGCGAGGAAGACCAGAAGTCCGGCGACCACCTCGCGCACGGCGGCGACGGTCCGCAGGGCGGCGGCCCGGGCGGCGGTCACCACGGCGGTCCCGCTGGTCAGCACCCGGGCGAGGGCACGGGTCCGAGCGGCGAGCACGGTCGCCACGCGGGCGACAGCACCGGCCACGACGGTCCCAGCGGTCAGCACGGCGGACCGGCCGAAGCCCGGCATGGCGGCGGCTTGCCGTCGCACCCGATCGAGGGCGGTCCGGGTCCGCAGCTGCCCGGTGAGCACGGCCCGGCCATACCCGGCAACCACGGTCCGGTCGTGCCCGGCGGACACGGTCCGGTCCAGCCGGTCGACCACGGCCCGGCCATGCCCGCCGGACACGGCGGCGCGGGCGTGCCCGGCGGTGCGCACGCACTGGGCGGGCCTGGCCCGGCCATGCCGAGCGGCAGCCCCGGTATGCCGGTGACGCCCAGCAGCCCGGTCGAAGGCGGCGCTCACAGCGGAGCCGGGATCGCGCAGCCGGCGCAGCCCGCGTCGCAGCCGGACCACGGCGTCGCTCCGTCTGGTGCCACTGGCCAGCAGGGTTCCGCCGGGATGCCGGGCGGCATGGGCGCGATGGGCGGCGGCGGGCACGGTGGCGGCGGCGGAGGCGACACCGAACGCCGGGCCGCCTACCGTGTGGAAGGGGCTGTCTTCGACACGATCGGCGAACCGCCGGGCAGGCGGATCACCGGCTCGCTGGACGATGACGACGACGAATCGCCCGCTATCCGGACCTGGTAG
- a CDS encoding acyl carrier protein — MGDHCAEVTKVVSDTFRLDPALVVPEASLEELGIDSKGRIKLLAALEIYYDVTIELDELDRFTDVESVAEVLAEALATGRAEEKR, encoded by the coding sequence GTGGGTGATCACTGCGCCGAGGTCACGAAGGTCGTCAGCGACACCTTCCGGCTCGACCCGGCTCTCGTCGTGCCCGAGGCTTCGCTGGAGGAGCTCGGCATCGACTCGAAGGGCCGGATCAAGCTGCTCGCGGCGCTGGAGATCTACTACGACGTGACGATCGAGCTGGACGAGCTCGACCGGTTCACGGACGTGGAATCCGTGGCGGAAGTGCTCGCGGAGGCCCTGGCAACTGGCCGAGCTGAGGAGAAGCGCTGA